GGAACGGCGATCGGTATCGGCCTCGTCGCCTGGATCGTCGCGGTGGCGATCCTTTTCGGACTCTCGACGCTCGGGGTCGTCACCCCCGACGCCTTCGGCGTGCCGGGCGTGTAGGATCGCGTCCGTGTTCTCCCTAGGTCCAGAGCGACGTTTGGATCGGCGACGGCACGTTGTCTGTCCTCGATGATCTGAAAACCGCGTCAGTCGTCGGTTTCGACGACCGGCGTTTTCTCCGAGTCGGCTGTGCCAGCGGTCGACGGCGGGCGCTGGTCGGGCCCGCCGAACTCCCCGAGGGTGGTCTGTTGGGCGGGGGTGTCCTCGCCCCAGAGGACGTACGGCAACAGGATTTGTGTCGCGTTGATCAGCAGGATCAGCAGGATCGGCAGGAGGAATAGCCCGTAGAACCCGAAGACGGTCGGTCCGACGATGTAACTGACGAGCAACATTCCGGTGTGGGTGTTGTCGCCGCTGATGAGCGCGCGGATGAAGAAGTCGGGAATGAAATCGACGAAGATCGCCGAGACGACGAAGAAGACGCCGACGTAAAACAGGAGTGCGGTCTGGCCGGCGGCGAAGACGGTCGCGGCGAGGCCGATTCCGACGGGGACGTAGACGAGTTTGATCCCGATGACGGGGATCAGGCTCCCGATCCCCGCGAGCGCGCCCAACAGTCCGGGAAACGGGATCTGTGCGGCCTCGGGGGCGAAGACGTTGTACGTGAAAAAGACCGCGACGCCGACGATCGCGGTGACGAAGACGTTGACGATGTTGCCGAAGAGCGTCATCGAGAGTTCGGGGTCGACCTCGTCGAGGTAGTTACGGATGATGCCCGTATCGTCGAAGTTCGCGATGAGCCACGCGCGCAGTCCGGGTCCGTCAACGAGCATGTAGTAAGTGAGGACGACGAGGATCAGCATCTGGACGAACGCGCTGCCGACGACGCTGAGTGCACCCGAGAGGCTGAACAGCGCGGCGACGATCGAACCCTGTGCCCCTGCGGTGGTGATCGCCTCCTGAAGGGTATCGAGATCGAGGGCGGCGATGTCGATCTCCTCTAACCCCTGATTGAGCACCTGATTCTGGATGTCGTAGGCCTCGATGAGCGCCTGAGCCTCGATGACGATGATCCCGACGGTGTAAACCAGCAGGACGAGAAAGGGGACACCAAACAGGACGATCGCGAGGATCGCCCGCAGACGCTGTGGAATCCCGAAACGACGCAGGAACCGGTGGATCGGGCGCACCGAGTAGTACAGGAAGATAGCGAACACGACGACCGCGATGAACGCCTGGATGACGTACGCGGCGACGGCGAACAGCCCCAACACGATCAGCCCGAGTCCAAGGCGCCGGCCGACCGATCGGTCGTACTCCATACCTCCCTACGACCCTCGCGGTCGCATTAACCTCTCCGGAAGAAGCAGGCCGGACCTGCCGACGACCGAACACTCGTACTTTAAAGGTGATCGCCTGCCGACTTCCGATCAATGACCGAATCTCGACTCGCCCAAGCGGTACAAGAGACGCTCGAAATCGATGCCGAAACGTTCCAGCGGCGGGCGGCCGATGAGGCCGACATACTCATCGACGGACTCTCGGAGGGGGTCTTCGACAACCCGCAGGCGATCGTGGGCTTCGAATACGAGTTCTACGCGGTCGACGGCGAGACCAGCGCGCTGCGGCGGGTCCCGCGTCGCGTCCTCGAGTACATCGGCTTCGAGAAGGAACTGGGCCTGCACAACGCCGAGATGTCGACCAGTCCCCAGCCGCTCAACGCCCACGGCCTGCGCGCCCAGGAGGCCGAGATCAAAGCCCGCCTGACGACCGCCCTCGACTGTGTACGCCCCGAGGGTATCACGCTCGTCAGCGACGGGCTGTGGACGATCCCCCCCGAGGGCGAGGGCGCCCGCGAGTACCTCACCGACCACGTCGTCGACGACGGCATCCGGATCGCGACCAACATGAGCGATTCGGTTCGGTATCACGCGATGGCCAACGCCGAGGGCGACACCACGGCGGGGATGTCCCTCGACGCGCCGAACGTCTCGCTCGACTCGGCGACGGTGATGCCCGAAAGCCTCATCACCTCGATCCAGCCCCATTATCAGGTGGCCCACGCCGCCGACCTGCCCGACTACTTCAACTACGCGCTGCGGATCGCCGGCCCGCTGCTCGCGCTCGGGGCGAACTCGCCGTTTTTCCCGCCGGATCTCTACGAAGGCGCGTCCGACGAGGAGATCCTCGACGAGACGTGGATGGTAAACCGGATCGCGGTCTTCGAGAGCGTCCTCAACGAATCGAGCCCGGGAAAAGTCCGGTTCCCCCACGATCTGTCCAGCACCGAGGAGGCCGTCGACCGGGTCGTCGCCGACGACACCATCGTCCCGATGCCCGTCGAGACGAGCGATCGGTTCGACGACGAGTTCGCCCACTTCCGAATGAAACACGGCACCTACTGGCGGTGGGTTCGCCCGGTTTTCGGCGGCGCGACGCGTTCGGCGGCCAACGCCCGCATCGAGTTCCGGCCCATCGGCTCCCAGCCGACAGTTCGGGACTCGGTGGCGTTTCTGGCGATGTTCGCGGGCCTCCTCGAAAGCCTGCCGCGGCGCGAACACCCCGTGATCGGTCTCGACTGGGCCGACGCCCGCGAGAACTTCTACTGTGCGATGCGCGACGGGCTGGATGCGGATCTGACGTGGATCACCGGCGGCGGCGAGGGGACCATCGAGAACGAGACGCTCTTCGCCGACCTGTTCGATCACGCTCGTGACGGGCTGAAACTCCGGGGACTCAGCGACCAGGAGGTCGAGACGTATCTCTGGCCGCTTCGCCACCGCGCGCGCCACGGCTACTCGCCCGCCGAGTGGCGCCACGAGCGGGTGTCGAACCTCGTCGAGGAAGGCGAATCGCTCGAGGCGGCGATCCACACCGCACAACGCGAGTACATCGACCGCCAGAAGGAAACGTTGTTGGAGGGTAGTTTCGCCGACTGGGTCGACGACCGCTGAGAGTACCGCTTATCGACCGCTTCGGATGTCGTCGACGCCCTCGAAGTCTTGGAAGCGCTCGATATCGACGCCCTCCTCGGTGACGGTGGCGATGTTGATACCGTTGCCCGTTGCGGTGTCGCGCTCGACGGCGCTACCGACGCTCCGGACGGCGACGTCGCGGGCCTCCTCGACGCTCATTCCTTCCTCGTAGTGCTGTTCGAGTACGCCCAGCGCGAACTGCGAACCGGATCCGGAGACGGCGTAGGTCTCCTCGGTGGTCCCACCCAGCGCGTCCATGCTGTAGATGTGGGGCCCCTCGTCGTCGACGCCGCCAAGCACGGGGACGACGACGAAGAAGGCGCCGCTGCGAAGCAGGTTGCTCGTCAGCGTCGAGAGGGCGGTCATGCTCATCGTCTCGCCCTGGCGGGCGTCGTAGAGGTTGACCTCCGCGCGGAGGTTCCGGATCAGTGACTGGGCCGCCGAGACCGACCCGGCGATGGTGAGCGCGCCCGTCGGGTGGATGTCCTCGACCTTCTGGACCGTTTTGCTCGACACCATGGTGCCGAGGCTCGCGCGCATGTCGGTCGCCAGGATGACGCCGTCCTCCGCGCGCAGGCCGACGGT
This genomic interval from Halalkalicoccus subterraneus contains the following:
- a CDS encoding AI-2E family transporter, with product MEYDRSVGRRLGLGLIVLGLFAVAAYVIQAFIAVVVFAIFLYYSVRPIHRFLRRFGIPQRLRAILAIVLFGVPFLVLLVYTVGIIVIEAQALIEAYDIQNQVLNQGLEEIDIAALDLDTLQEAITTAGAQGSIVAALFSLSGALSVVGSAFVQMLILVVLTYYMLVDGPGLRAWLIANFDDTGIIRNYLDEVDPELSMTLFGNIVNVFVTAIVGVAVFFTYNVFAPEAAQIPFPGLLGALAGIGSLIPVIGIKLVYVPVGIGLAATVFAAGQTALLFYVGVFFVVSAIFVDFIPDFFIRALISGDNTHTGMLLVSYIVGPTVFGFYGLFLLPILLILLINATQILLPYVLWGEDTPAQQTTLGEFGGPDQRPPSTAGTADSEKTPVVETDD
- the psmB gene encoding archaeal proteasome endopeptidase complex subunit beta, which translates into the protein MRTPDELQLSESLASSPGQANPYEPELGSLPEAELPEGADAAELKTGTTTVGLRAEDGVILATDMRASLGTMVSSKTVQKVEDIHPTGALTIAGSVSAAQSLIRNLRAEVNLYDARQGETMSMTALSTLTSNLLRSGAFFVVVPVLGGVDDEGPHIYSMDALGGTTEETYAVSGSGSQFALGVLEQHYEEGMSVEEARDVAVRSVGSAVERDTATGNGINIATVTEEGVDIERFQDFEGVDDIRSGR